Proteins encoded together in one Oxalobacteraceae sp. CFBP 8761 window:
- a CDS encoding glycosyltransferase family 4 protein: MFSFFVSFLSCALLTLLVIKTARKHGLGLDGDFTGVQKNHTHAVARIGGIPIFLAVVVASGLSILRQPQMAAWLATLIACATIALAGGIAEDYTGKVSPSRRLFLTMLAAGFGYWLLDARIGRLDLPWTVVPLESIWIVLPLTMLAVAGVANAINIIDGFNGLAGVISIFMLLSLSYVALQVGDMFVLVAALIVAGATAGFLIWNYPVGLIFLGDGGAYFLGFLLGELALLLVMRNPAVSTWYAALLLIYPAFETIFSAYRRMFVRGKSPTLPDGIHLHSLIFRRIVQWTVGPREARALMKRNARTSPYLWLISLLAVIPATVFWESTGALMVFCLLFIISYLWLYGRIVRFKSPRWLFLSKKD, encoded by the coding sequence ATGTTCTCGTTTTTTGTCAGTTTCCTTTCCTGCGCATTGCTCACGCTGCTGGTCATCAAGACCGCGCGAAAACATGGCCTGGGACTCGATGGTGATTTTACCGGCGTACAGAAAAACCATACGCATGCAGTCGCGCGCATCGGCGGTATTCCCATCTTTCTGGCAGTGGTGGTGGCGTCCGGTTTATCGATCCTGCGCCAGCCGCAAATGGCGGCGTGGCTGGCAACCCTGATTGCCTGTGCCACGATTGCCCTGGCCGGCGGTATTGCCGAAGACTATACGGGAAAGGTCTCGCCAAGCCGTCGGCTGTTCCTGACGATGCTCGCGGCAGGCTTTGGTTATTGGCTGCTCGACGCGCGTATTGGCCGTCTCGACTTGCCGTGGACGGTCGTGCCGCTCGAATCCATCTGGATCGTGCTGCCGTTGACGATGCTGGCGGTGGCCGGCGTGGCCAATGCCATCAATATCATCGACGGCTTTAATGGCCTGGCCGGCGTGATCAGCATTTTCATGCTGCTGTCGCTGTCCTACGTCGCCTTGCAGGTGGGCGATATGTTCGTGCTGGTGGCGGCATTGATCGTTGCCGGAGCGACGGCCGGCTTCCTGATCTGGAATTATCCGGTCGGGCTGATTTTTTTGGGCGATGGCGGAGCGTATTTCCTTGGCTTCCTGCTGGGCGAGCTGGCCCTGCTGCTGGTAATGCGCAATCCGGCTGTCTCCACCTGGTATGCAGCGCTATTGCTGATTTACCCGGCGTTTGAAACCATATTCTCTGCATACCGCCGCATGTTTGTTCGCGGCAAATCACCAACGCTGCCCGATGGTATTCACTTGCATAGTTTGATTTTTCGGCGCATCGTGCAATGGACAGTGGGGCCGCGCGAGGCCCGCGCACTGATGAAACGCAATGCCCGCACGTCGCCTTATTTATGGCTGATTTCATTGCTGGCAGTGATACCGGCAACCGTGTTCTGGGAAAGCACTGGCGCATTGATGGTGTTCTGTCTGTTGTTTATAATCAGTTACCTCTGGTTGTATGGGCGTATCGTTCGATTCAAGTCGCCGCGCTGGCTCTTTTTAAGCAAGAAAGACTGA
- a CDS encoding H-NS histone family protein translates to MDLSNMSVGDLRNLQEQIKQEMKTRETQEVQKAREQILAIAQSVGMPLKELMATTGRGSKGATVAVRYRHPQDSSQQWTGRGRQPKWVKEWVDGGKSIDDLRV, encoded by the coding sequence ATGGATCTGTCGAATATGTCGGTAGGCGATTTGCGCAACCTGCAAGAACAAATCAAGCAGGAAATGAAAACGCGTGAAACCCAGGAAGTGCAGAAAGCACGTGAACAAATTCTGGCAATCGCGCAAAGCGTCGGCATGCCGCTGAAAGAACTGATGGCCACCACCGGCCGCGGTTCGAAAGGCGCGACCGTCGCCGTGCGTTACCGTCACCCGCAGGATTCCAGCCAGCAGTGGACCGGCCGTGGCCGTCAGCCAAAGTGGGTCAAGGAATGGGTCGACGGCGGCAAGTCGATCGACGACCTGCGCGTCTAA
- a CDS encoding phosphomannomutase/phosphoglucomutase, protein MVALSKTIFKAYDIRGIIDKTLDAGIARHIGRAFGAAALAKGESKVVIGRDGRLSGPELTSALGEGLRDAGVDVIDLGMVATPMVYFGTNVLDTRSGIMVTGSHNPPDYNGFKMVLAGEAIYGDAITGLHDSIAAYDGAIAAQRGGYSTHDIRAAYLERIIGDVKLARPIKIAVDCGNGVAGAFAGDLYRGMGAEVVELFCEVDGNFPNHHPDPAHPENLQDLIRALQETDAEIGLAFDGDGDRLGIVTKDGQIIFPDRQMMLFAADVLSRVPGGEILYDVKCTRHLAPYIEQHGGKPLMWKTGHSLVKAKLKETGAPLGGEMSGHIFFKERWYGFDDGMYAGARMLEILTKQQDPSALLNSLPMASSTPELHLQLQEGENFTLIDHLRANATFPTSEKINDIDGLRVEYADGFGLARSSNTTPVVVLRFEGESPEALARIQAEFKTVILAAKPDADLPF, encoded by the coding sequence ATGGTCGCTCTCTCCAAAACGATTTTCAAGGCTTACGATATTCGCGGCATCATCGACAAGACCCTGGACGCCGGCATCGCGCGTCACATCGGTCGTGCATTCGGCGCTGCCGCGCTGGCCAAGGGAGAGAGCAAGGTCGTGATCGGCCGCGATGGCCGCCTGTCCGGCCCTGAACTGACCAGCGCACTGGGCGAAGGCTTGCGTGACGCCGGCGTCGACGTGATCGACCTGGGCATGGTCGCCACGCCGATGGTCTATTTCGGCACCAACGTCCTCGACACGCGCTCGGGCATCATGGTCACCGGCAGCCACAACCCGCCTGACTACAACGGCTTCAAGATGGTCCTGGCCGGCGAAGCCATCTATGGCGACGCCATCACCGGCCTGCACGACAGCATCGCAGCGTATGACGGCGCGATCGCAGCGCAGCGCGGCGGCTACAGCACCCATGACATCCGCGCCGCTTACCTCGAGCGCATCATCGGCGACGTCAAGCTGGCGCGCCCGATCAAGATCGCGGTCGACTGCGGCAACGGCGTGGCCGGTGCGTTCGCGGGCGACCTGTATCGCGGCATGGGCGCCGAAGTGGTCGAGCTGTTCTGCGAAGTCGACGGCAACTTCCCGAACCACCATCCTGACCCGGCCCACCCGGAAAACCTGCAAGACCTGATCCGCGCGCTGCAAGAGACCGACGCCGAAATCGGCCTGGCCTTCGACGGCGATGGCGACCGCCTCGGCATCGTCACCAAGGATGGCCAGATCATCTTCCCGGACCGCCAGATGATGCTGTTCGCGGCCGACGTGCTGTCGCGCGTCCCGGGCGGCGAGATCCTGTATGACGTCAAGTGCACGCGCCACCTGGCGCCGTACATCGAGCAGCATGGCGGCAAGCCACTGATGTGGAAGACCGGCCATTCGCTGGTCAAGGCCAAGCTGAAGGAAACCGGTGCGCCGCTGGGCGGCGAGATGAGCGGCCATATCTTCTTCAAGGAGCGCTGGTACGGTTTCGACGACGGCATGTATGCCGGCGCGCGCATGCTCGAAATCCTGACCAAGCAGCAGGATCCTTCGGCGCTGCTCAACAGCCTGCCAATGGCCAGCAGCACCCCGGAACTGCACCTGCAGCTGCAAGAGGGCGAGAACTTCACGCTGATCGACCATCTGCGCGCCAACGCCACGTTCCCGACCTCCGAAAAAATCAACGACATCGATGGCCTGCGCGTCGAGTACGCCGATGGCTTCGGTCTGGCCCGTTCGTCGAACACGACGCCGGTCGTCGTGCTGCGCTTTGAGGGCGAGTCGCCGGAAGCACTGGCGCGCATCCAGGCAGAGTTCAAGACCGTGATCCTGGCCGCCAAGCCAGATGCCGACCTGCCGTTCTGA
- the waaC gene encoding lipopolysaccharide heptosyltransferase I, whose translation MPTCRSEDRRLKILLVRVSSLGDVLHNLPMVADLLREHPGATIDWVVEEGYVSLVRLNPHVRKIIPWSLRRWRKSLGKKETRAEIRAFFRTLREEEYDYVFDTQGLLKTGIIMGAARVRKGGKKVGLANGSEGSGYEGISRIFHTDSIPLNPRTHAVARGRMVAGAALDYSVDSAPDFGLPAPTQATRPAFLPQDDYAVFFHGTARAAKKWADANWIALGAALAPMPVLLPWGSKAEHEDAQALAAAMPNARVLPKLSMMDAVLLAQHARLAVGVDTGLTHIAAAFVRPTIEIYCDSPKWKTEGNWSDRIVNLGDLGAPPSSGDVIAAARRLLAPA comes from the coding sequence ATGCCGACCTGCCGTTCTGAGGACAGGCGCTTGAAGATCCTGCTCGTGCGCGTGTCGTCGCTGGGCGACGTGCTGCATAACCTGCCGATGGTGGCCGACCTGCTGCGCGAGCATCCGGGCGCCACCATCGACTGGGTGGTCGAAGAAGGGTATGTGAGTCTCGTGCGCCTGAATCCCCACGTACGCAAGATCATCCCGTGGTCGCTGCGCCGCTGGCGCAAGAGCCTGGGCAAGAAAGAAACGCGGGCCGAAATCCGCGCATTCTTCCGCACGCTGCGCGAAGAAGAATACGACTATGTGTTCGACACCCAGGGTCTGCTCAAGACCGGCATCATCATGGGCGCGGCGCGCGTGCGCAAGGGTGGTAAAAAAGTCGGCCTGGCCAATGGCAGCGAAGGCTCGGGCTATGAAGGCATCTCGCGCATCTTCCATACCGACAGCATCCCGCTGAATCCGCGCACGCATGCCGTGGCGCGCGGGCGCATGGTTGCCGGCGCTGCGCTTGACTACAGCGTCGACTCGGCACCCGATTTCGGGTTGCCGGCGCCAACGCAAGCCACGCGGCCGGCGTTTTTGCCGCAAGACGACTACGCGGTCTTTTTCCATGGCACGGCGCGCGCAGCCAAGAAGTGGGCCGACGCCAACTGGATCGCACTGGGCGCGGCGCTCGCACCGATGCCGGTGCTGCTTCCATGGGGCTCGAAGGCCGAACACGAGGATGCCCAGGCGCTGGCGGCAGCCATGCCCAATGCCCGCGTGCTGCCAAAACTGTCGATGATGGATGCTGTTCTGCTGGCCCAGCATGCGCGCCTTGCGGTGGGCGTCGACACGGGCCTGACCCATATCGCTGCCGCCTTTGTGCGGCCGACGATCGAAATCTACTGCGATTCGCCCAAGTGGAAGACCGAAGGCAACTGGTCCGATCGCATCGTCAACCTGGGCGACCTGGGCGCGCCGCCGTCAAGCGGCGACGTCATCGCGGCCGCACGGCGCCTGCTGGCACCGGCATGA
- the waaA gene encoding lipid IV(A) 3-deoxy-D-manno-octulosonic acid transferase, producing MNRTLYSSLWWLAMPAVLGRLWWRGRKEPGYRAHWDERLSLGGPAAGEQPMIMVHAVSVGETRASEPLVDALLLAYPDCRILLTHMTPTGRATGRDLFARHGERVVQAYLPYDTGWMTTRFLRRYRPRACILMETEVWPNLIHACTQQGVPVVLANARLSERSLKRGRKAGAVMLEAARSFTLVAAQTDADAARIASLGAPNVVVTGSVKFDIVPPPSALEKGAWLRTRIDGAARRPVFLCASTREGEETLILEAWRQNRDKPQHALLLLVPRHPQRFDDVAKLVEASGLTLARRSRLDGDNTAAIDADVLLGDSMGEMFAYYAACDCAYIGGSLLPLGGQNLIEACALGKPVLVGEHTFNFLDATIDAVDGGAALRVPDASALVREAARLLHDDAARAAMGARALAFAGRHRGATLRTVELVQRLIG from the coding sequence ATGAACCGCACGCTGTACTCAAGCCTCTGGTGGCTGGCCATGCCGGCCGTGCTGGGCCGGCTGTGGTGGCGCGGGCGCAAGGAGCCGGGCTACCGCGCGCATTGGGATGAACGCCTGTCCCTGGGCGGCCCGGCGGCTGGCGAACAGCCCATGATCATGGTGCATGCGGTGTCGGTGGGCGAGACGCGCGCCAGCGAGCCGCTGGTCGATGCGCTGCTGCTGGCGTATCCCGATTGCCGGATCCTGCTGACCCACATGACGCCGACCGGCCGCGCCACCGGGCGCGACCTGTTTGCGCGCCACGGCGAGCGCGTTGTGCAGGCCTATCTGCCCTACGACACGGGATGGATGACGACGCGCTTCCTGCGCCGTTATCGCCCACGCGCCTGCATCCTGATGGAAACCGAGGTCTGGCCAAACCTGATCCACGCCTGCACGCAGCAAGGCGTGCCGGTCGTGCTGGCCAATGCGCGCCTGTCCGAGCGCTCGCTCAAGCGGGGCCGCAAGGCCGGCGCCGTGATGCTGGAGGCCGCGCGCTCGTTCACGCTCGTCGCGGCGCAGACCGATGCCGATGCGGCGCGCATTGCGTCGCTGGGGGCACCGAACGTTGTCGTTACCGGCAGCGTCAAGTTCGACATCGTGCCGCCACCGAGCGCGCTGGAGAAGGGCGCCTGGCTGCGCACGCGCATCGATGGGGCGGCGCGCCGCCCGGTGTTTCTGTGTGCGAGCACGCGCGAAGGCGAAGAAACGCTGATCCTGGAAGCGTGGCGCCAGAACCGCGACAAGCCGCAGCACGCGTTGCTGTTGCTGGTGCCACGCCATCCGCAGCGTTTCGACGACGTGGCGAAGCTGGTCGAGGCCAGCGGTTTGACGCTTGCACGCCGCTCGCGGCTGGATGGTGACAATACCGCCGCCATCGACGCCGACGTGCTGCTGGGCGATTCGATGGGCGAGATGTTCGCCTATTACGCCGCCTGCGACTGCGCCTATATCGGCGGCAGCCTGCTGCCGCTGGGCGGCCAGAATCTGATCGAAGCCTGCGCACTGGGCAAGCCGGTGCTGGTAGGCGAACACACGTTCAACTTTCTCGACGCCACGATCGACGCCGTCGATGGCGGCGCTGCCTTGCGCGTGCCGGACGCCTCTGCGCTCGTCAGGGAAGCCGCGCGGCTGCTGCACGACGATGCGGCGCGCGCGGCAATGGGCGCCAGGGCGCTGGCCTTCGCCGGGCGCCACCGCGGGGCAACCCTGCGCACTGTTGAACTCGTGCAACGGCTTATTGGGTAG
- a CDS encoding YcxB family protein: MLSLNRATPGSDGEPVSLRVQEGAVDTLGTILGSGLADHAPAKQQAASVVPLDALHFFVRYSLSEYVSFMWQHGGFLIRRRRVRWPASFLLRLRSTLSAGLNFVLLGRGRRTYEFTIDAHGIVRTSGGVTLIEWADVAAVRTYSRGFMMVLKRGTLPIPFRCLSQQQTATMRDLAAARHALSLH; the protein is encoded by the coding sequence ATGTTGTCATTGAATCGCGCGACACCGGGCAGTGATGGAGAGCCAGTGTCTCTTCGGGTCCAGGAAGGGGCAGTCGACACGCTGGGAACGATCCTGGGCTCAGGCCTGGCCGACCACGCGCCGGCAAAGCAGCAAGCGGCAAGTGTCGTACCGCTCGATGCATTGCATTTTTTCGTCCGCTATTCGCTGAGCGAATACGTCAGCTTCATGTGGCAGCACGGGGGCTTTTTGATTCGTCGCCGGCGCGTGCGCTGGCCTGCCAGCTTTTTGCTGCGCCTGCGCAGCACGCTGAGCGCGGGGCTCAACTTCGTATTGCTCGGTCGCGGGCGCCGCACCTATGAATTCACCATCGACGCCCACGGCATCGTGCGCACCAGTGGCGGCGTGACGCTGATCGAATGGGCCGACGTGGCCGCCGTGCGCACCTACTCGCGCGGCTTCATGATGGTGCTCAAACGCGGTACATTGCCGATCCCGTTTCGCTGCCTGTCGCAGCAACAGACCGCCACCATGCGCGATCTGGCGGCGGCGCGCCATGCATTGAGTTTGCACTGA
- a CDS encoding DUF45 domain-containing protein yields MRNSRPQQTAASSKIDGDQLELFAQEFFAALKPSDRPAPPSQPLFKAPPAPPRTRLPSPPVGPQDPPLKRIALGQHYVDYALRRSSRRSIGFMIDDDGLRVTAPRRVTQDDIENALRAKSRWIITKLLERGERRELRQQRAPVVWVDGALLPFMGGEITLRLEPATRSHCRFDETTRELAIGVVPGLAEWQLKERVKLWFQAEAKRVFIERLDHYAPRLNVRYKTCTLSSAGSRWGSCTVGGSIRLNWRLIHYPLALIDYVVAHELAHLREMNHSPAFWATVAEVYPDYDGARLALRKQSHQMPVLFEE; encoded by the coding sequence ATCAGGAATTCGCGTCCGCAGCAAACGGCGGCGTCGTCGAAGATCGACGGCGACCAGCTCGAACTGTTTGCACAAGAATTCTTTGCGGCGCTCAAGCCTTCCGACAGGCCGGCGCCGCCGTCCCAGCCATTGTTCAAGGCGCCGCCGGCGCCGCCCCGTACCAGGCTTCCTTCGCCGCCCGTCGGCCCGCAAGACCCTCCCCTCAAACGCATCGCGCTCGGCCAGCATTACGTCGACTACGCGCTGCGCCGTTCGTCGCGCCGCTCGATCGGCTTCATGATCGACGACGACGGCCTGCGCGTGACGGCGCCGCGCCGCGTGACGCAGGACGACATCGAAAACGCGCTGCGCGCCAAGAGCCGCTGGATCATCACCAAGCTGCTCGAACGGGGCGAGCGGCGCGAACTACGCCAGCAACGCGCGCCGGTCGTCTGGGTCGACGGCGCCCTGCTGCCGTTCATGGGCGGGGAGATCACGCTGCGGCTCGAACCGGCCACGCGCAGCCATTGCCGCTTCGACGAAACGACGCGTGAACTGGCGATCGGCGTGGTACCCGGGCTGGCCGAGTGGCAGCTCAAGGAACGGGTCAAGCTGTGGTTCCAGGCCGAGGCAAAACGCGTGTTCATCGAGCGCCTGGACCATTACGCGCCACGTCTGAACGTGCGCTACAAGACCTGCACGCTGTCGTCGGCCGGTTCGCGCTGGGGCTCGTGCACGGTGGGCGGGAGCATTCGCCTGAACTGGCGCCTGATCCACTATCCGCTGGCGCTGATCGATTACGTGGTGGCGCACGAGCTGGCGCACCTGCGCGAGATGAACCACAGCCCGGCGTTCTGGGCGACGGTGGCCGAGGTGTATCCGGATTACGATGGCGCGCGCCTGGCGCTGCGCAAGCAGTCGCACCAGATGCCGGTATTGTTTGAGGAGTAG
- a CDS encoding 1-acyl-sn-glycerol-3-phosphate acyltransferase, translated as MRNFSLFLRSLLFTIVMMVATIIWASLCFLAAPLPYNQRFWFTSRWNVFIIWCARVICGIRYEFKGYDNLPDAPAIVLSKHQSAWETIFLLPNLTRPLVYVFKKEILYIPFFGWAMGLLRMIPIDRKQGKNAFSHVVRHGKRRLADGQWIIMFPEGTRIPVGRKGKYKSGGARLAVETQAVVVPIAHNSGECWPKNSFIKRPGTITVSVGKPISPQGHTPDSLMQEVENWIESEMRVISPHAYKGG; from the coding sequence TTGCGTAATTTCAGTCTGTTTCTGCGTTCCCTGCTGTTCACGATCGTCATGATGGTGGCCACGATCATCTGGGCTTCACTGTGCTTCCTGGCCGCCCCCCTGCCTTACAACCAGCGCTTCTGGTTCACCTCGCGCTGGAACGTCTTCATCATCTGGTGCGCGCGCGTCATCTGCGGCATCCGCTACGAATTCAAGGGCTACGACAACCTGCCCGACGCGCCGGCCATCGTGCTCTCGAAGCACCAGTCGGCATGGGAAACGATCTTTTTGCTGCCGAACCTGACGCGTCCCCTGGTCTACGTCTTCAAGAAGGAAATCCTGTACATCCCGTTCTTCGGCTGGGCCATGGGTTTGCTGCGCATGATCCCGATCGACCGCAAGCAGGGCAAGAACGCGTTCTCGCACGTGGTGCGCCACGGTAAACGCCGCCTGGCCGACGGCCAGTGGATTATCATGTTCCCCGAAGGTACCCGCATCCCGGTGGGCCGCAAGGGCAAGTACAAGAGCGGCGGCGCGCGCCTGGCGGTCGAGACCCAGGCAGTGGTGGTGCCGATCGCGCATAATTCGGGCGAGTGCTGGCCCAAGAATTCGTTCATCAAACGGCCCGGAACGATCACGGTATCGGTCGGCAAACCGATATCGCCGCAAGGCCATACCCCTGACAGCTTGATGCAAGAGGTAGAAAATTGGATAGAATCGGAAATGCGCGTCATTTCGCCCCACGCCTACAAAGGTGGTTGA
- the gmhB gene encoding D-glycero-beta-D-manno-heptose 1,7-bisphosphate 7-phosphatase, with protein MKLIILDRDGVINHDSPDFIKSPAEWIPIPGSLEAIARLNQAGYRVVLATNQSGIARGLFDIATLNAIHAKMHAAAQLVGADIDAIFFCPHAALDACDCRKPKSGMFEEIGKRFKINLKGVPTVGDSLRDLQAGFNRGCTPYLVLTGKGERTQMTGGLPPGTRVYQDLAAMVSALLKPTSATGAGAAHTS; from the coding sequence ATGAAACTCATCATTCTCGACCGGGACGGCGTGATCAACCACGACTCGCCCGACTTCATCAAGTCGCCGGCCGAGTGGATCCCGATCCCCGGCTCGCTCGAGGCCATCGCCCGCCTGAACCAGGCGGGCTATCGGGTGGTGCTGGCAACGAACCAGTCGGGCATTGCGCGCGGCCTGTTCGACATCGCCACGCTCAACGCCATCCACGCCAAGATGCACGCGGCGGCGCAGCTGGTGGGCGCCGACATCGACGCCATCTTCTTTTGCCCGCACGCGGCGCTCGATGCCTGCGACTGCCGCAAGCCCAAGTCGGGCATGTTCGAAGAAATCGGCAAGCGCTTCAAGATCAACCTGAAAGGCGTGCCGACCGTGGGCGACTCGCTGCGCGACCTGCAGGCGGGCTTCAACCGTGGTTGCACGCCCTACCTGGTCCTGACCGGCAAGGGCGAGCGCACGCAGATGACCGGCGGCCTGCCGCCCGGCACCAGGGTCTACCAGGACCTGGCCGCGATGGTCAGCGCCCTGCTCAAGCCCACCAGCGCCACTGGTGCTGGCGCTGCCCACACGTCATAA
- a CDS encoding glycine--tRNA ligase subunit beta, which translates to MNQTLLVELQTEELPPKALVKLGAAFAAGIANGLKARDFLEADSVVTTYATPRRLAVSITNVRDTSPDKAIREKVLPVTVALDKEGNPSAPLAKKLAALGFPDLTIDQLERAPDGKTESFFYTYTAAGSALTGALQDVLQDAVNKLPIPKLMSYQRPNGDTVQFVRPVHRLLALHGEQVLPLTLLGLTAGRETAGHRFLSHGGAITIAHADAYANTLETEGKVITSPQARKDSIRAQLLEQAGADQVLMPESLLDEVAALVEWPVVYECRFEEEFLAVPQECLILTMQTNQKYFALTDADGKLRSRFLIVSNIATDDPTAIVGGNERVVRPRLSDAKFFFEQDKKKTLESRLPALSNVVYHNKLGSQAERSERVTKLAMYIATRLGFDASLAERGARLSKADLLTDMVGEFPELQGIMGTYYARHDGEHDEVARAASEHYQPRFAGDALPTTDTGLAVALADKLETLVGIWAIGLQPTGEKDPFALRRHALGIMRMLVEKRLPLELSDMLRDAVTTFADQPAFKDPSAEVTAFMLDRLRGLLRDRGFSPNEVEAVLAQNPDRVDDVVQRLEAVQAFAALPEAASLAAANKRITNILKKNEEALAQAGAVDPALLQDQAEKDLAAAVTRVQPAVDAAFAAGDFAGTLKTLAELREPVDAFFNDVMVMADDIALRNNRLALLASLHGMMNRVADISKLAT; encoded by the coding sequence ATGAACCAAACACTCCTCGTCGAACTGCAGACCGAAGAACTGCCGCCGAAGGCGCTCGTCAAGCTGGGCGCCGCTTTTGCCGCCGGCATCGCGAATGGCCTCAAGGCGCGCGACTTCCTCGAAGCCGACAGCGTCGTCACCACCTACGCCACGCCGCGCCGCCTGGCCGTCTCGATCACGAACGTGCGCGATACGTCACCTGACAAAGCGATCCGCGAAAAAGTGCTGCCAGTGACGGTGGCGCTGGACAAGGAAGGCAACCCAAGTGCGCCGTTGGCCAAGAAGCTGGCCGCACTGGGCTTTCCTGACCTGACGATCGACCAGCTCGAACGCGCCCCGGACGGCAAGACCGAAAGCTTCTTCTACACCTACACCGCCGCTGGCAGTGCGCTCACCGGCGCGCTGCAGGACGTCTTGCAAGACGCCGTGAACAAGCTGCCGATCCCGAAGCTCATGAGCTACCAGCGCCCGAATGGCGATACCGTGCAGTTCGTGCGCCCGGTGCACCGCCTGCTCGCGCTGCACGGCGAACAGGTGCTGCCACTGACGCTGCTCGGCTTGACCGCTGGCCGCGAGACCGCCGGCCACCGCTTCCTGTCGCATGGAGGCGCGATCACGATTGCGCATGCCGATGCGTACGCGAACACACTGGAAACCGAGGGCAAGGTCATCACGTCGCCACAGGCGCGCAAGGACAGCATCCGCGCCCAGCTGCTGGAGCAGGCCGGCGCCGACCAGGTCCTGATGCCCGAGTCGCTGCTCGATGAAGTTGCGGCCCTGGTCGAATGGCCGGTCGTCTATGAATGCCGCTTCGAAGAAGAATTTCTGGCCGTGCCGCAGGAATGCCTGATCCTGACGATGCAGACGAACCAGAAGTACTTCGCGCTGACGGATGCCGACGGCAAGCTGCGCTCGCGCTTTCTGATCGTGTCGAACATCGCGACGGACGACCCGACCGCGATCGTCGGCGGCAACGAGCGCGTCGTGCGCCCGCGCCTGTCGGACGCCAAGTTCTTCTTCGAGCAGGACAAGAAGAAAACGCTCGAGTCGCGCCTGCCGGCGCTCAGCAACGTCGTGTACCACAACAAACTGGGCTCGCAGGCCGAACGCAGCGAGCGCGTGACCAAGCTGGCCATGTACATCGCCACGCGCCTGGGCTTTGACGCGTCGCTCGCCGAACGCGGTGCGCGCCTGTCGAAGGCCGACCTGTTGACCGACATGGTTGGCGAGTTCCCGGAACTGCAAGGCATCATGGGCACGTACTACGCGCGCCACGATGGCGAGCACGATGAAGTGGCGCGCGCGGCGTCCGAGCACTACCAGCCGCGCTTTGCCGGCGATGCCCTGCCGACCACCGACACCGGCCTGGCCGTCGCACTGGCCGACAAGCTCGAAACGCTGGTGGGCATCTGGGCCATCGGCCTGCAGCCAACGGGCGAAAAAGACCCGTTCGCGCTGCGCCGCCACGCGCTGGGCATCATGCGCATGCTGGTCGAAAAGCGCCTGCCGCTCGAACTGTCCGACATGCTGCGCGATGCAGTCACGACGTTTGCCGACCAGCCGGCGTTCAAGGATCCGAGCGCGGAGGTCACGGCCTTCATGCTCGACCGCCTGCGTGGCCTGTTGCGCGATCGCGGCTTCTCGCCGAACGAAGTCGAAGCCGTGCTGGCCCAGAACCCGGACCGCGTCGACGACGTCGTGCAGCGCCTGGAAGCCGTGCAGGCCTTCGCCGCGCTGCCCGAAGCCGCCTCGCTCGCCGCCGCCAACAAGCGCATCACCAATATCCTCAAGAAGAACGAGGAAGCGCTGGCGCAAGCCGGCGCGGTCGATCCGGCCCTGCTGCAGGACCAGGCCGAGAAAGACCTGGCCGCCGCCGTCACGCGCGTACAGCCGGCCGTCGATGCGGCGTTTGCTGCGGGTGACTTTGCCGGCACGCTGAAAACGCTGGCAGAGCTGCGCGAGCCGGTCGACGCGTTCTTCAACGACGTGATGGTGATGGCCGACGACATCGCGCTGCGCAACAACCGCCTGGCGTTGCTGGCGTCGTTGCACGGCATGATGAACCGCGTGGCCGACATCTCGAAGCTGGCAACGTAA